From a single Myotis daubentonii chromosome 5, mMyoDau2.1, whole genome shotgun sequence genomic region:
- the PCDH1 gene encoding protocadherin-1 isoform X1 encodes MGGSRSRPVPGPLPAPPAGQTPLLHPAAAFLIPEPARMGPPRPSPGRGGQGLSMPPLLLALLLLLLAPSPGHTTQVVYKVLEEQPPNTLIGSLAADYGLPDVGHLYKLEVGAPYLRVDGKTGDIFTTETSIDREGLRECQNQFPGEPCILEFEVSITDLVQNGSPRLLEGQIEVQDINDNTPNFASPVITLTIPENTNIGSLFSIPVASDRDAGPNGVASYELQAGPEAHDLFGLQVAEDQDGKQPQLIVMGNLDRERQDSYDLTIKVQDGGNPPRASSALLRVTVMDTNDNAPKFERPSYEAELSENSPIGHSVIQVKANDSDQGANAEIDYMFHQAPEVVRRLLRLDRNTGLITVQGPVDREDLSTLRFSVLAKDRGTNPKSARAQVVVTVKDMNDNAPTIEIRGIGLVTHQDGMANISEDVSEETAVALVQVSDRDEGENAAVTCVVAGDVPFQLRQASETGSDSKKKYFLQTTSPLDYEKVKDYTIEIVAVDSGNPPLSSTNSLKVQVVDINDNAPVFTQSVTEVSFLENNKPGEVVAEVTASDADSGSNAELVYSLEPEPAAKGLFTISPETGEIRVKTSLDREQRENYELKVVAADRGSPSLQGTATVLINVLDYNDNDPKFMLSGYNFSVMENMPALSPVGMVTVIDGDKGENARIQLTVEQDNGDFVIQNGTGTILSSLSFDREQQSTYTFQLKAVDGGVPPRSAYVGVTINVLDENDNAPFITAPSNTSHRLLTPQTRLGETVSQVTAEDIDSGVNAELTYSIAGGNPYGLFQIGSHSGAITLEKEIERRHHGLHRLVVKVSDRGKPPRYGTALVHLYVNETLTNRTLLENLLGHSLDTPLDIDIAGDPEYERSKQRGNILFGVVAGVVAVALLIALAVLVRYCRQREAKSGYQAGKKETKDLYAPKPSSKASKGNKSKGKKSKSPKPVKPVEDEDEAGLQKSLKFNLMSDAPGDSPRIHLPLNYPPGSPDLGRHYRSNSPLPSIQLQPQSPSASKKHQVVQDLPPANTFVGTGDTTSTGSEQYSDYSYRTNPPKYPSKQLPHRRVTFSATSQAQELQDPSQHSYYDSGLEESETPSSKSSSGPRLGPLALPEDHYERTTPDGSIGEMEHPENDLRPLPDVAMTGTCTRECSEFGHSDTCWMPGQSSPSRRTKSSALKLSTFVPYQDRGGQEPAGAGSPSPPEDRNTKTAPVRLLPSYSAFSHSSHDSCKDSATLEEIPLTQTSDFQPAAAPASAQTAKREIYLHRPLPLRFGSFPVCLLSCQ; translated from the exons ATGGGCGGGAGCCGCTCTAGACCTGTTCCAGGTCCCTTACCGGCTCCTCCAGCTGGGCAGACACCACTGCTACACCCAGCTGCGG CCTTCCTGATTCCAGAGCCTGCCCGGATGGGGCCCCCGAGGCCCAGCCCAGGCCGTGGGGGGCAAGGATTGTCGATGCCCCCCTTGCTGCTGGCACTGCTGCTACTcctgctggctccatccccaggccaCACCACGCAGGTGGTGTACAAGGTGCTGGAAGAACAGCCACCCAACACCCTCATTGGGAGCCTCGCAGCTGACTACGGTTTACCAGACGTGGGCCACCTGTACAAACTAGAGGTAGGCGCCCCGTACCTGCGGGTGGATGGCAAGACAGGTGACATCTTCACCACCGAGACCTCTATCGACCGTGAGGGGCTCCGTGAATGCCAAAACCAGTTCCCTGGTGAGCCCTGCATCCTGGAGTTCGAGGTATCCATCACGGACCTCGTGCAGAATGGCAGTCCCCGGCTGCTTGAGGGCCAGATAGAGGTACAGGACATCAATGACAACACACCCAACTTCGCCTCACCAGTCATCACGCTGACCATCCCTGAGAACACCAACATCGGCTCACTCTTCTCCATCCCAGTGGCTTCAGACCGTGATGCTGGCCCCAACGGTGTGGCATCCTATGAGCTGCAGGCCGGGCCCGAGGCCCACGATCTATTTGGGCTGCAGGTGGCAGAGGACCAGGATGGGAAACAGCCACAGCTCATCGTGATGGGCAACCTGGACCGGGAGCGCCAGGACTCCTATGACCTCACCATCAAGGTGCAGGATGGTGGCAACCCCCCGCGTGCCAGCAGTGCCCTGCTGCGCGTCACTGTGATGGACACCAATGACAACGCCCCCAAATTCGAGCGGCCCTCCTACGAGGCCGAGCTGTCTGAGAACAGCCCGATAGGCCACTCGGTCATCCAG gtgaagGCCAATGACTCAGACCAAGGTGCCAACGCAGAGATAGACTACATGTTCCACCAGGCACCTGAAGTCGTGAGGCGTCTTCTGCGACTGGACAGGAACACTGGACTTATCACTGTGCAGGGCCCCGTGGACCGTGAGGACCTAAGCACCCTGCGTTTTTCTGTGCTTGCCAAGGACCGAGGCACCAACCCCAAGAGTGCCCGTGCCCAGGTGGTGGTGACCGTGAAGGACATGAACGACAACGCCCCCACCATTGAGATCCGGGGCATAGGCCTGGTGACCCATCAAGATGGGATGGCTAACATCTCAGAGGACGTGTCAGAGGAGACAGCAGTGGCCCTGGTGCAGGTATCGGACCGCGATGAGGGAGAGAATGCAGCTGTCACCTGTGTGGTAGCAGGGGACGTGCCCTTCCAGCTACGCCAGGCCAGTGAGACGGGAAGTGACAGCAAGAAGAAGTACTTCCTGCAGACCACCAGCCCACTGGACTACGAGAAGGTCAAAGACTACACCATCGAGATTGTCGCCGTGGACTCCGGCAACCCCCCACTCTCTAGCACCAACTCTCTCAAGGTGCAAGTGGTGGACATCAATGACAATGCACCTGTCTTCACCCAGAGCGTCACGGAGGTCAGCTTCCTGGAGAACAACAAGCCGGGCGAAGTGGTGGCGGAGGTCACGGCCAGTGATGCCGACTCGGGCTCCAATGCTGAGCTGGTTTACTCTCTGGAGCCTGAGCCGGCTGCCAAGGGCCTCTTCACCATTTCACCCGAGACTGGAGAGATCCGGGTAAAGACATCCCTTGATCGGGAACAGCGGGAAAACTATGAATTGAAGGTGGTGGCAGCTGACCGGGGTAGCCCCAGCCTCCAGGGCACAGCCACTGTCCTCATCAATGTGCTGGACTACAATGACAATGACCCCAAGTTTATGCTAAGTGGCTACAACTTCTCCGTGATGGAGAACATGCCAGCACTGAGTCCAGTGGGCATGGTGACTGTCATTGATGGGGACAAGGGGGAGAATGCCCGAATACAGCTCACAGTGGAGCAGGACAATGGTGACTTTGTCATCCAGAATGGCACAGGCACCATCCTCTCCAGCCTGAGCTTTGATCGGGAGCAGCAAAGCACCTACACCTTCCAGCTGAAGGCGGTGGACGGCGGCGTCCCACCTCGCTCAGCTTACGTTGGCGTCACTATCAATGTGCTGGATGAGAATGACAACGCACCCTTTATCACCGCCCCTTCCAACACCTCCCACCGGCTGCTGACCCCCCAGACGCGTCTTGGTGAGACGGTCAGCCAGGTGACAGCTGAGGACATTGACTCTGGTGTCAATGCTGAGCTGACCTATAGCATTGCTGGTGGCAACCCCTACGGACTCTTCCAGATTGGGTCACATTCAGGTGCCATCACCCTGGAGAAGGAGATTGAGCGGCGCCACCATGGGCTGCACCGTCTAGTGGTGAAGGTCAGTGACCGCGGCAAGCCCCCACGCTATGGCACCGCCTTGGTCCACCTTTATGTCAATGAGACCCTGACCAACCGCACGCTGCTGGAGAACCTGCTGGGCCACAGCCTGGATACGCCACTGGACATCGACATTGCTGGGGACCCAGAATATGAGCGCTCCAAGCAGCGTGGCAACATCCTCTTTGGCGTGGTGGCTGGTGTGGTGGCCGTGGCCTTGCTCATCGCCCTGGCAGTGCTTGTGCGCTACTGCCGGCAGCGGGAGGCCAAGAGTGGCTACCAGGCCGGTAAGAAGGAGACCAAGGACCTGTACGCCCCCAAGCCCAGCAGCAAAGCCTccaagggaaacaaaagcaagGGCAAGAAGAGCAAGTCCCCGAAGCCTGTGAAGCCAGTGGAGGACGAGGACGAGGCTGGGCTGCAGAAGTCCCTCAAGTTCAACCTGATGAGCGATGCCCCTGGGGACAGCCCCCGCATCCACCTGCCCCTCAACTACCCGCCAGGCAGCCCTGACTTGGGCCGCCACTACCGCTCTAACTCCCCACTGCCTTCCATCCAGCTGCAGCCACAGTCACCCTCAGCCTCCAAGAAGCACCAGGTGGTGCAGGACCTGCCGCCCGCAAACACATTTGTGGGCACTGGGGACACCACGTCCACGGGCTCTGAGCAGTACTCCGACTACAGCTACCGCACCAATCCCCCCAAATACCCCAGCAAGCAG TTACCTCACCGCCGCGTCACCTTCTCCgccaccagccaggcccaggagctACAGGACCCGTCCCAGCACAGTTACTACGACAGTGGGCTGGAGGAGTCCGAGACGCCATCCAGCAAGTCATCCTCAGGGCCCCGACTCGGTCCCCTGGCTCTGCCTGAGGATCACTATGAGCGCACCACCCCCGATGGCAGCATAGGAGAGATGGAGCACCCTGAGAACG ACCTGCGCCCTTTGCCTGATGTCGCAATGACGGGCACATGTACCCGGGAGTGCAGCGAGTTTGGTCACTCTGACACATGCTGGATGCCCGGCCAGTCGTCTCCCAGCCGCCGGACCAAGAGCAGCGCCCTCAAACTCTCCACCTTCGTGCCTTACCAGGACCGAGGAGGGCAGGAGCCTGCGGGCGCCGGCAGCCCCAGCCCCCCGGAAGACCGGAACACCAAAACGGCCCCCGTGCGCCTCCTGCCCTCCTACAGTGCCTTCTCCCACAGTAGCCATGATTCCTGCAAGGACTCGGCCACCTTGGAGGAAATCCCCCTGACCCAGACCTCGGACTTCCAACCGGCAGCCGCACCGGCATCTGCCCAGACGGCCAAGCGTGAGATCTACCT GCACCGCCCCCTACCCCTCCGGTTCGGTTCGTTTCCGGTTTGTTTGCTGAGCTGTCAATGA
- the PCDH1 gene encoding protocadherin-1 isoform X5 translates to MGPPRPSPGRGGQGLSMPPLLLALLLLLLAPSPGHTTQVVYKVLEEQPPNTLIGSLAADYGLPDVGHLYKLEVGAPYLRVDGKTGDIFTTETSIDREGLRECQNQFPGEPCILEFEVSITDLVQNGSPRLLEGQIEVQDINDNTPNFASPVITLTIPENTNIGSLFSIPVASDRDAGPNGVASYELQAGPEAHDLFGLQVAEDQDGKQPQLIVMGNLDRERQDSYDLTIKVQDGGNPPRASSALLRVTVMDTNDNAPKFERPSYEAELSENSPIGHSVIQVKANDSDQGANAEIDYMFHQAPEVVRRLLRLDRNTGLITVQGPVDREDLSTLRFSVLAKDRGTNPKSARAQVVVTVKDMNDNAPTIEIRGIGLVTHQDGMANISEDVSEETAVALVQVSDRDEGENAAVTCVVAGDVPFQLRQASETGSDSKKKYFLQTTSPLDYEKVKDYTIEIVAVDSGNPPLSSTNSLKVQVVDINDNAPVFTQSVTEVSFLENNKPGEVVAEVTASDADSGSNAELVYSLEPEPAAKGLFTISPETGEIRVKTSLDREQRENYELKVVAADRGSPSLQGTATVLINVLDYNDNDPKFMLSGYNFSVMENMPALSPVGMVTVIDGDKGENARIQLTVEQDNGDFVIQNGTGTILSSLSFDREQQSTYTFQLKAVDGGVPPRSAYVGVTINVLDENDNAPFITAPSNTSHRLLTPQTRLGETVSQVTAEDIDSGVNAELTYSIAGGNPYGLFQIGSHSGAITLEKEIERRHHGLHRLVVKVSDRGKPPRYGTALVHLYVNETLTNRTLLENLLGHSLDTPLDIDIAGDPEYERSKQRGNILFGVVAGVVAVALLIALAVLVRYCRQREAKSGYQAGKKETKDLYAPKPSSKASKGNKSKGKKSKSPKPVKPVEDEDEAGLQKSLKFNLMSDAPGDSPRIHLPLNYPPGSPDLGRHYRSNSPLPSIQLQPQSPSASKKHQVVQDLPPANTFVGTGDTTSTGSEQYSDYSYRTNPPKYPSKQLPHRRVTFSATSQAQELQDPSQHSYYDSGLEESETPSSKSSSGPRLGPLALPEDHYERTTPDGSIGEMEHPENDLRPLPDVAMTGTCTRECSEFGHSDTCWMPGQSSPSRRTKSSALKLSTFVPYQDRGGQEPAGAGSPSPPEDRNTKTAPVRLLPSYSAFSHSSHDSCKDSATLEEIPLTQTSDFQPAAAPASAQTAKREIYLHRPLPLRFGSFPVCLLSCQ, encoded by the exons ATGGGGCCCCCGAGGCCCAGCCCAGGCCGTGGGGGGCAAGGATTGTCGATGCCCCCCTTGCTGCTGGCACTGCTGCTACTcctgctggctccatccccaggccaCACCACGCAGGTGGTGTACAAGGTGCTGGAAGAACAGCCACCCAACACCCTCATTGGGAGCCTCGCAGCTGACTACGGTTTACCAGACGTGGGCCACCTGTACAAACTAGAGGTAGGCGCCCCGTACCTGCGGGTGGATGGCAAGACAGGTGACATCTTCACCACCGAGACCTCTATCGACCGTGAGGGGCTCCGTGAATGCCAAAACCAGTTCCCTGGTGAGCCCTGCATCCTGGAGTTCGAGGTATCCATCACGGACCTCGTGCAGAATGGCAGTCCCCGGCTGCTTGAGGGCCAGATAGAGGTACAGGACATCAATGACAACACACCCAACTTCGCCTCACCAGTCATCACGCTGACCATCCCTGAGAACACCAACATCGGCTCACTCTTCTCCATCCCAGTGGCTTCAGACCGTGATGCTGGCCCCAACGGTGTGGCATCCTATGAGCTGCAGGCCGGGCCCGAGGCCCACGATCTATTTGGGCTGCAGGTGGCAGAGGACCAGGATGGGAAACAGCCACAGCTCATCGTGATGGGCAACCTGGACCGGGAGCGCCAGGACTCCTATGACCTCACCATCAAGGTGCAGGATGGTGGCAACCCCCCGCGTGCCAGCAGTGCCCTGCTGCGCGTCACTGTGATGGACACCAATGACAACGCCCCCAAATTCGAGCGGCCCTCCTACGAGGCCGAGCTGTCTGAGAACAGCCCGATAGGCCACTCGGTCATCCAG gtgaagGCCAATGACTCAGACCAAGGTGCCAACGCAGAGATAGACTACATGTTCCACCAGGCACCTGAAGTCGTGAGGCGTCTTCTGCGACTGGACAGGAACACTGGACTTATCACTGTGCAGGGCCCCGTGGACCGTGAGGACCTAAGCACCCTGCGTTTTTCTGTGCTTGCCAAGGACCGAGGCACCAACCCCAAGAGTGCCCGTGCCCAGGTGGTGGTGACCGTGAAGGACATGAACGACAACGCCCCCACCATTGAGATCCGGGGCATAGGCCTGGTGACCCATCAAGATGGGATGGCTAACATCTCAGAGGACGTGTCAGAGGAGACAGCAGTGGCCCTGGTGCAGGTATCGGACCGCGATGAGGGAGAGAATGCAGCTGTCACCTGTGTGGTAGCAGGGGACGTGCCCTTCCAGCTACGCCAGGCCAGTGAGACGGGAAGTGACAGCAAGAAGAAGTACTTCCTGCAGACCACCAGCCCACTGGACTACGAGAAGGTCAAAGACTACACCATCGAGATTGTCGCCGTGGACTCCGGCAACCCCCCACTCTCTAGCACCAACTCTCTCAAGGTGCAAGTGGTGGACATCAATGACAATGCACCTGTCTTCACCCAGAGCGTCACGGAGGTCAGCTTCCTGGAGAACAACAAGCCGGGCGAAGTGGTGGCGGAGGTCACGGCCAGTGATGCCGACTCGGGCTCCAATGCTGAGCTGGTTTACTCTCTGGAGCCTGAGCCGGCTGCCAAGGGCCTCTTCACCATTTCACCCGAGACTGGAGAGATCCGGGTAAAGACATCCCTTGATCGGGAACAGCGGGAAAACTATGAATTGAAGGTGGTGGCAGCTGACCGGGGTAGCCCCAGCCTCCAGGGCACAGCCACTGTCCTCATCAATGTGCTGGACTACAATGACAATGACCCCAAGTTTATGCTAAGTGGCTACAACTTCTCCGTGATGGAGAACATGCCAGCACTGAGTCCAGTGGGCATGGTGACTGTCATTGATGGGGACAAGGGGGAGAATGCCCGAATACAGCTCACAGTGGAGCAGGACAATGGTGACTTTGTCATCCAGAATGGCACAGGCACCATCCTCTCCAGCCTGAGCTTTGATCGGGAGCAGCAAAGCACCTACACCTTCCAGCTGAAGGCGGTGGACGGCGGCGTCCCACCTCGCTCAGCTTACGTTGGCGTCACTATCAATGTGCTGGATGAGAATGACAACGCACCCTTTATCACCGCCCCTTCCAACACCTCCCACCGGCTGCTGACCCCCCAGACGCGTCTTGGTGAGACGGTCAGCCAGGTGACAGCTGAGGACATTGACTCTGGTGTCAATGCTGAGCTGACCTATAGCATTGCTGGTGGCAACCCCTACGGACTCTTCCAGATTGGGTCACATTCAGGTGCCATCACCCTGGAGAAGGAGATTGAGCGGCGCCACCATGGGCTGCACCGTCTAGTGGTGAAGGTCAGTGACCGCGGCAAGCCCCCACGCTATGGCACCGCCTTGGTCCACCTTTATGTCAATGAGACCCTGACCAACCGCACGCTGCTGGAGAACCTGCTGGGCCACAGCCTGGATACGCCACTGGACATCGACATTGCTGGGGACCCAGAATATGAGCGCTCCAAGCAGCGTGGCAACATCCTCTTTGGCGTGGTGGCTGGTGTGGTGGCCGTGGCCTTGCTCATCGCCCTGGCAGTGCTTGTGCGCTACTGCCGGCAGCGGGAGGCCAAGAGTGGCTACCAGGCCGGTAAGAAGGAGACCAAGGACCTGTACGCCCCCAAGCCCAGCAGCAAAGCCTccaagggaaacaaaagcaagGGCAAGAAGAGCAAGTCCCCGAAGCCTGTGAAGCCAGTGGAGGACGAGGACGAGGCTGGGCTGCAGAAGTCCCTCAAGTTCAACCTGATGAGCGATGCCCCTGGGGACAGCCCCCGCATCCACCTGCCCCTCAACTACCCGCCAGGCAGCCCTGACTTGGGCCGCCACTACCGCTCTAACTCCCCACTGCCTTCCATCCAGCTGCAGCCACAGTCACCCTCAGCCTCCAAGAAGCACCAGGTGGTGCAGGACCTGCCGCCCGCAAACACATTTGTGGGCACTGGGGACACCACGTCCACGGGCTCTGAGCAGTACTCCGACTACAGCTACCGCACCAATCCCCCCAAATACCCCAGCAAGCAG TTACCTCACCGCCGCGTCACCTTCTCCgccaccagccaggcccaggagctACAGGACCCGTCCCAGCACAGTTACTACGACAGTGGGCTGGAGGAGTCCGAGACGCCATCCAGCAAGTCATCCTCAGGGCCCCGACTCGGTCCCCTGGCTCTGCCTGAGGATCACTATGAGCGCACCACCCCCGATGGCAGCATAGGAGAGATGGAGCACCCTGAGAACG ACCTGCGCCCTTTGCCTGATGTCGCAATGACGGGCACATGTACCCGGGAGTGCAGCGAGTTTGGTCACTCTGACACATGCTGGATGCCCGGCCAGTCGTCTCCCAGCCGCCGGACCAAGAGCAGCGCCCTCAAACTCTCCACCTTCGTGCCTTACCAGGACCGAGGAGGGCAGGAGCCTGCGGGCGCCGGCAGCCCCAGCCCCCCGGAAGACCGGAACACCAAAACGGCCCCCGTGCGCCTCCTGCCCTCCTACAGTGCCTTCTCCCACAGTAGCCATGATTCCTGCAAGGACTCGGCCACCTTGGAGGAAATCCCCCTGACCCAGACCTCGGACTTCCAACCGGCAGCCGCACCGGCATCTGCCCAGACGGCCAAGCGTGAGATCTACCT GCACCGCCCCCTACCCCTCCGGTTCGGTTCGTTTCCGGTTTGTTTGCTGAGCTGTCAATGA
- the PCDH1 gene encoding protocadherin-1 isoform X4, with protein MDCKARGRRCPEAAFLIPEPARMGPPRPSPGRGGQGLSMPPLLLALLLLLLAPSPGHTTQVVYKVLEEQPPNTLIGSLAADYGLPDVGHLYKLEVGAPYLRVDGKTGDIFTTETSIDREGLRECQNQFPGEPCILEFEVSITDLVQNGSPRLLEGQIEVQDINDNTPNFASPVITLTIPENTNIGSLFSIPVASDRDAGPNGVASYELQAGPEAHDLFGLQVAEDQDGKQPQLIVMGNLDRERQDSYDLTIKVQDGGNPPRASSALLRVTVMDTNDNAPKFERPSYEAELSENSPIGHSVIQVKANDSDQGANAEIDYMFHQAPEVVRRLLRLDRNTGLITVQGPVDREDLSTLRFSVLAKDRGTNPKSARAQVVVTVKDMNDNAPTIEIRGIGLVTHQDGMANISEDVSEETAVALVQVSDRDEGENAAVTCVVAGDVPFQLRQASETGSDSKKKYFLQTTSPLDYEKVKDYTIEIVAVDSGNPPLSSTNSLKVQVVDINDNAPVFTQSVTEVSFLENNKPGEVVAEVTASDADSGSNAELVYSLEPEPAAKGLFTISPETGEIRVKTSLDREQRENYELKVVAADRGSPSLQGTATVLINVLDYNDNDPKFMLSGYNFSVMENMPALSPVGMVTVIDGDKGENARIQLTVEQDNGDFVIQNGTGTILSSLSFDREQQSTYTFQLKAVDGGVPPRSAYVGVTINVLDENDNAPFITAPSNTSHRLLTPQTRLGETVSQVTAEDIDSGVNAELTYSIAGGNPYGLFQIGSHSGAITLEKEIERRHHGLHRLVVKVSDRGKPPRYGTALVHLYVNETLTNRTLLENLLGHSLDTPLDIDIAGDPEYERSKQRGNILFGVVAGVVAVALLIALAVLVRYCRQREAKSGYQAGKKETKDLYAPKPSSKASKGNKSKGKKSKSPKPVKPVEDEDEAGLQKSLKFNLMSDAPGDSPRIHLPLNYPPGSPDLGRHYRSNSPLPSIQLQPQSPSASKKHQVVQDLPPANTFVGTGDTTSTGSEQYSDYSYRTNPPKYPSKQLPHRRVTFSATSQAQELQDPSQHSYYDSGLEESETPSSKSSSGPRLGPLALPEDHYERTTPDGSIGEMEHPENDLRPLPDVAMTGTCTRECSEFGHSDTCWMPGQSSPSRRTKSSALKLSTFVPYQDRGGQEPAGAGSPSPPEDRNTKTAPVRLLPSYSAFSHSSHDSCKDSATLEEIPLTQTSDFQPAAAPASAQTAKREIYL; from the exons CCTTCCTGATTCCAGAGCCTGCCCGGATGGGGCCCCCGAGGCCCAGCCCAGGCCGTGGGGGGCAAGGATTGTCGATGCCCCCCTTGCTGCTGGCACTGCTGCTACTcctgctggctccatccccaggccaCACCACGCAGGTGGTGTACAAGGTGCTGGAAGAACAGCCACCCAACACCCTCATTGGGAGCCTCGCAGCTGACTACGGTTTACCAGACGTGGGCCACCTGTACAAACTAGAGGTAGGCGCCCCGTACCTGCGGGTGGATGGCAAGACAGGTGACATCTTCACCACCGAGACCTCTATCGACCGTGAGGGGCTCCGTGAATGCCAAAACCAGTTCCCTGGTGAGCCCTGCATCCTGGAGTTCGAGGTATCCATCACGGACCTCGTGCAGAATGGCAGTCCCCGGCTGCTTGAGGGCCAGATAGAGGTACAGGACATCAATGACAACACACCCAACTTCGCCTCACCAGTCATCACGCTGACCATCCCTGAGAACACCAACATCGGCTCACTCTTCTCCATCCCAGTGGCTTCAGACCGTGATGCTGGCCCCAACGGTGTGGCATCCTATGAGCTGCAGGCCGGGCCCGAGGCCCACGATCTATTTGGGCTGCAGGTGGCAGAGGACCAGGATGGGAAACAGCCACAGCTCATCGTGATGGGCAACCTGGACCGGGAGCGCCAGGACTCCTATGACCTCACCATCAAGGTGCAGGATGGTGGCAACCCCCCGCGTGCCAGCAGTGCCCTGCTGCGCGTCACTGTGATGGACACCAATGACAACGCCCCCAAATTCGAGCGGCCCTCCTACGAGGCCGAGCTGTCTGAGAACAGCCCGATAGGCCACTCGGTCATCCAG gtgaagGCCAATGACTCAGACCAAGGTGCCAACGCAGAGATAGACTACATGTTCCACCAGGCACCTGAAGTCGTGAGGCGTCTTCTGCGACTGGACAGGAACACTGGACTTATCACTGTGCAGGGCCCCGTGGACCGTGAGGACCTAAGCACCCTGCGTTTTTCTGTGCTTGCCAAGGACCGAGGCACCAACCCCAAGAGTGCCCGTGCCCAGGTGGTGGTGACCGTGAAGGACATGAACGACAACGCCCCCACCATTGAGATCCGGGGCATAGGCCTGGTGACCCATCAAGATGGGATGGCTAACATCTCAGAGGACGTGTCAGAGGAGACAGCAGTGGCCCTGGTGCAGGTATCGGACCGCGATGAGGGAGAGAATGCAGCTGTCACCTGTGTGGTAGCAGGGGACGTGCCCTTCCAGCTACGCCAGGCCAGTGAGACGGGAAGTGACAGCAAGAAGAAGTACTTCCTGCAGACCACCAGCCCACTGGACTACGAGAAGGTCAAAGACTACACCATCGAGATTGTCGCCGTGGACTCCGGCAACCCCCCACTCTCTAGCACCAACTCTCTCAAGGTGCAAGTGGTGGACATCAATGACAATGCACCTGTCTTCACCCAGAGCGTCACGGAGGTCAGCTTCCTGGAGAACAACAAGCCGGGCGAAGTGGTGGCGGAGGTCACGGCCAGTGATGCCGACTCGGGCTCCAATGCTGAGCTGGTTTACTCTCTGGAGCCTGAGCCGGCTGCCAAGGGCCTCTTCACCATTTCACCCGAGACTGGAGAGATCCGGGTAAAGACATCCCTTGATCGGGAACAGCGGGAAAACTATGAATTGAAGGTGGTGGCAGCTGACCGGGGTAGCCCCAGCCTCCAGGGCACAGCCACTGTCCTCATCAATGTGCTGGACTACAATGACAATGACCCCAAGTTTATGCTAAGTGGCTACAACTTCTCCGTGATGGAGAACATGCCAGCACTGAGTCCAGTGGGCATGGTGACTGTCATTGATGGGGACAAGGGGGAGAATGCCCGAATACAGCTCACAGTGGAGCAGGACAATGGTGACTTTGTCATCCAGAATGGCACAGGCACCATCCTCTCCAGCCTGAGCTTTGATCGGGAGCAGCAAAGCACCTACACCTTCCAGCTGAAGGCGGTGGACGGCGGCGTCCCACCTCGCTCAGCTTACGTTGGCGTCACTATCAATGTGCTGGATGAGAATGACAACGCACCCTTTATCACCGCCCCTTCCAACACCTCCCACCGGCTGCTGACCCCCCAGACGCGTCTTGGTGAGACGGTCAGCCAGGTGACAGCTGAGGACATTGACTCTGGTGTCAATGCTGAGCTGACCTATAGCATTGCTGGTGGCAACCCCTACGGACTCTTCCAGATTGGGTCACATTCAGGTGCCATCACCCTGGAGAAGGAGATTGAGCGGCGCCACCATGGGCTGCACCGTCTAGTGGTGAAGGTCAGTGACCGCGGCAAGCCCCCACGCTATGGCACCGCCTTGGTCCACCTTTATGTCAATGAGACCCTGACCAACCGCACGCTGCTGGAGAACCTGCTGGGCCACAGCCTGGATACGCCACTGGACATCGACATTGCTGGGGACCCAGAATATGAGCGCTCCAAGCAGCGTGGCAACATCCTCTTTGGCGTGGTGGCTGGTGTGGTGGCCGTGGCCTTGCTCATCGCCCTGGCAGTGCTTGTGCGCTACTGCCGGCAGCGGGAGGCCAAGAGTGGCTACCAGGCCGGTAAGAAGGAGACCAAGGACCTGTACGCCCCCAAGCCCAGCAGCAAAGCCTccaagggaaacaaaagcaagGGCAAGAAGAGCAAGTCCCCGAAGCCTGTGAAGCCAGTGGAGGACGAGGACGAGGCTGGGCTGCAGAAGTCCCTCAAGTTCAACCTGATGAGCGATGCCCCTGGGGACAGCCCCCGCATCCACCTGCCCCTCAACTACCCGCCAGGCAGCCCTGACTTGGGCCGCCACTACCGCTCTAACTCCCCACTGCCTTCCATCCAGCTGCAGCCACAGTCACCCTCAGCCTCCAAGAAGCACCAGGTGGTGCAGGACCTGCCGCCCGCAAACACATTTGTGGGCACTGGGGACACCACGTCCACGGGCTCTGAGCAGTACTCCGACTACAGCTACCGCACCAATCCCCCCAAATACCCCAGCAAGCAG TTACCTCACCGCCGCGTCACCTTCTCCgccaccagccaggcccaggagctACAGGACCCGTCCCAGCACAGTTACTACGACAGTGGGCTGGAGGAGTCCGAGACGCCATCCAGCAAGTCATCCTCAGGGCCCCGACTCGGTCCCCTGGCTCTGCCTGAGGATCACTATGAGCGCACCACCCCCGATGGCAGCATAGGAGAGATGGAGCACCCTGAGAACG ACCTGCGCCCTTTGCCTGATGTCGCAATGACGGGCACATGTACCCGGGAGTGCAGCGAGTTTGGTCACTCTGACACATGCTGGATGCCCGGCCAGTCGTCTCCCAGCCGCCGGACCAAGAGCAGCGCCCTCAAACTCTCCACCTTCGTGCCTTACCAGGACCGAGGAGGGCAGGAGCCTGCGGGCGCCGGCAGCCCCAGCCCCCCGGAAGACCGGAACACCAAAACGGCCCCCGTGCGCCTCCTGCCCTCCTACAGTGCCTTCTCCCACAGTAGCCATGATTCCTGCAAGGACTCGGCCACCTTGGAGGAAATCCCCCTGACCCAGACCTCGGACTTCCAACCGGCAGCCGCACCGGCATCTGCCCAGACGGCCAAGCGTGAGATCTACCTGTGa